A window of the Natronospira proteinivora genome harbors these coding sequences:
- a CDS encoding vWA domain-containing protein: protein MLIRFFTTLRQHGLKVTPKDLIALHEVMEAGLPQCDMDAFYQLARMTLIKDETQFDRFDQAFAHFHEGLEAMPSPLGSELPEDWLRLEMERHFTEQEKREIEAMGGLEALMKALEERLKEQETRHQGGNKWIGTGGTSPFGHGGYNPEGIRIGGPGRHRRATKVWEQRQYRNLDDDSELASRNIKLALRKLRHFARSGAREELNLDETIRSTARNAGLLDIRTRPERHNAVKVLTFFDVGGSMDDHVQLSQTLFSACRSEFKHLEHYYFHNFIYEHLWQDNQLRQQQLIALDDILHTYSPDYKVIIVGDAAMSPYEIAVPFGAIDFMNPEPGQVSFEKIKQHFKRIVWLNPIPETEWEHTYSIGMVRELVNDNMFPLTVKGIEEAITALRGK from the coding sequence ATGCTCATTCGCTTTTTCACCACCCTTCGCCAGCATGGCCTCAAGGTCACGCCCAAGGACCTGATCGCCCTCCATGAGGTGATGGAGGCCGGGCTGCCCCAATGCGATATGGACGCTTTTTATCAGCTGGCACGGATGACGCTGATAAAGGACGAGACCCAGTTCGACCGCTTCGATCAGGCCTTCGCCCATTTCCATGAAGGTCTGGAGGCCATGCCCAGCCCACTGGGTAGTGAACTGCCGGAAGACTGGCTGCGCCTGGAAATGGAGCGGCACTTCACGGAGCAAGAAAAACGCGAGATTGAAGCCATGGGTGGCCTGGAGGCACTCATGAAAGCCCTGGAAGAACGGCTCAAGGAACAGGAAACCCGCCACCAGGGCGGCAACAAATGGATTGGGACCGGGGGCACCAGCCCCTTCGGCCACGGCGGCTACAACCCGGAAGGCATCCGCATCGGCGGCCCGGGCCGGCATCGTCGAGCCACCAAGGTCTGGGAGCAACGCCAGTACCGCAATCTGGACGACGACTCCGAACTGGCCAGCCGCAATATCAAGCTGGCCCTGCGCAAGCTGCGCCATTTCGCCCGAAGCGGTGCCCGTGAAGAACTCAACCTGGACGAAACCATCCGTTCCACTGCCCGTAATGCCGGCCTGCTGGACATCCGGACCCGGCCGGAACGCCACAATGCCGTCAAGGTACTGACCTTTTTCGACGTGGGCGGCTCCATGGATGACCACGTCCAGCTATCCCAGACGCTATTCTCCGCCTGCCGCAGTGAATTCAAGCACCTGGAACATTACTACTTCCACAACTTCATCTATGAACATCTCTGGCAGGACAATCAGCTCCGCCAGCAACAGCTGATCGCCCTGGACGACATCCTCCACACCTACAGCCCGGACTATAAGGTCATCATCGTGGGTGACGCCGCCATGTCTCCTTACGAGATTGCCGTCCCCTTCGGGGCCATCGATTTCATGAACCCGGAGCCGGGCCAAGTCTCCTTTGAAAAAATCAAACAACACTTTAAGCGCATTGTCTGGCTGAACCCGATTCCGGAAACCGAATGGGAACACACCTACAGCATTGGCATGGTACGTGAGCTGGTCAACGACAATATGTTCCCCTTGACCGTCAAGGGCATCGAAGAAGCCATCACCGCGCTGCGAGGAAAATGA
- a CDS encoding ATP-binding protein, which yields MKMTEASQSKPTIRVPLSRYPWPSALGALLLATYLLLLGDPILSVFYSFPEQAFQAHTLYVVVGGFMALMLLDLRRFQRVRRRQQQKVKQLQEQLDELWSRNRQLQLKAHTYAGHADKLKLFISDKLLEYIEYDEKFLHFKGIAAEVRHNGVISFDKVQTALRQAQESTEAEPARQTLGEAQDAMRYLWDLLDLSTADNLSLHIGNHLCECEEQYCQRLLNADQQGPPPFEPLCDPRKAAWQALGLLQPERPALPESSENYQVEDGEYHIQLSPVSALLGKENHLVLMLDNLIKNAQFFSRKVTPRVGIPPLSMTLGERAGHVIFRLYNRGPHIPVTDQEQLFQLGFSTRRSRDHHGRGLGLYFVNEIVKGYEGQIHLDNVAVPEGKYLIELELADGQREAISAEVRLSEGRIHCRPSKHEDSAPEDSHGPVQEEEHPTAARCRWALSAPLQRAWVRHEDEVRPIELAEFAPKGKQSRMDPEYRDRPRWQLSYHPGKRQPSLSFEALDIRGVQFEIRLPTPQTRLEASEPPLDDAVDAEVEALDQQFRPPE from the coding sequence ATGAAGATGACTGAGGCATCACAGAGCAAACCCACAATCCGTGTTCCACTCAGCCGCTATCCCTGGCCGAGTGCGCTGGGGGCACTGCTGCTGGCAACTTATCTCCTCTTGCTGGGCGACCCCATTCTTTCAGTCTTCTACTCCTTCCCCGAGCAGGCCTTTCAGGCTCATACCCTCTATGTCGTCGTAGGCGGCTTCATGGCCTTGATGCTGCTGGACCTTAGACGCTTCCAGCGGGTTCGGCGGCGGCAACAGCAGAAGGTAAAGCAACTCCAGGAGCAACTGGATGAGCTGTGGTCCCGGAACCGGCAATTGCAACTCAAGGCCCACACCTACGCCGGTCACGCCGACAAGCTCAAGCTGTTCATCAGCGACAAGCTGCTGGAATACATCGAATACGATGAGAAGTTTCTGCACTTCAAGGGGATTGCCGCGGAAGTCCGGCATAACGGTGTCATCAGCTTCGACAAGGTCCAGACCGCACTTCGGCAGGCTCAGGAGAGTACCGAGGCGGAGCCGGCCAGGCAGACACTGGGGGAGGCCCAGGATGCCATGCGTTATTTATGGGACCTGCTCGATCTGTCTACGGCCGACAATCTCTCACTGCATATCGGCAACCATCTCTGCGAATGCGAGGAACAATATTGCCAGCGCCTGCTCAATGCCGATCAACAGGGTCCTCCACCCTTCGAACCACTCTGTGACCCCCGCAAAGCGGCCTGGCAGGCATTGGGATTGCTGCAGCCCGAACGCCCCGCCCTGCCGGAGTCATCCGAGAACTACCAAGTGGAGGATGGGGAATACCATATTCAGCTATCCCCGGTGAGTGCCCTGTTGGGCAAGGAAAACCATCTGGTGCTGATGCTGGATAATCTCATCAAGAACGCCCAGTTCTTTTCCCGCAAGGTCACGCCCCGGGTGGGCATCCCGCCGCTGTCCATGACCCTGGGCGAACGGGCCGGTCACGTGATCTTCCGGCTTTACAATCGGGGCCCCCATATCCCGGTCACGGACCAGGAGCAGCTTTTCCAGCTGGGCTTTTCCACCCGTCGAAGCCGGGACCACCATGGCCGGGGCCTGGGTTTGTACTTCGTCAATGAAATCGTCAAGGGCTATGAGGGGCAAATCCATCTGGACAATGTGGCGGTTCCGGAGGGCAAATACCTGATCGAACTGGAGCTGGCCGACGGGCAAAGAGAGGCCATCAGTGCCGAGGTTCGCCTCTCCGAAGGGCGAATCCATTGTCGACCCTCAAAGCACGAGGACTCGGCTCCCGAAGACAGCCATGGCCCTGTCCAGGAAGAAGAGCACCCAACCGCGGCGCGCTGTCGATGGGCCTTATCCGCCCCCCTGCAGCGGGCCTGGGTCCGGCATGAGGATGAGGTGCGTCCCATCGAACTCGCCGAGTTCGCCCCCAAGGGCAAGCAATCCCGGATGGACCCCGAGTATCGTGATCGGCCCCGCTGGCAACTCAGCTACCACCCGGGCAAGCGTCAGCCTTCCCTGAGTTTCGAAGCCCTGGATATTCGAGGTGTTCAGTTCGAGATTCGCCTGCCCACTCCCCAAACCCGCCTTGAAGCCAGCGAGCCACCCCTGGACGATGCCGTGGATGCTGAAGTCGAGGCCCTGGATCAGCAGTTCCGCCCGCCTGAATAG
- the dsbG gene encoding thiol:disulfide interchange protein DsbG, with amino-acid sequence MKYLKQWIRRRSGLVLLMVVMVCLATAQADDSDQPSREAQTQQLMSALEGSHWVQDGSENADRVIYTFTDANCPYCERFREAAEPWIEAGEVQLRHIMVGIIRDDSPAKAAHILGSDDPTRELLRHQSDEQDSELDQSAISETGPQVQRNNQLMRGLGASATPTSIYLDDSGDLSAVQGMPQGRQMQALMGGPRPD; translated from the coding sequence ATGAAATACCTGAAGCAATGGATAAGACGGCGGAGCGGCCTGGTGCTGCTTATGGTGGTGATGGTCTGCCTGGCCACGGCGCAGGCGGATGACTCGGATCAGCCGTCCCGGGAGGCACAGACCCAGCAGCTGATGTCAGCGCTGGAAGGCAGTCATTGGGTTCAGGATGGCTCGGAGAACGCGGACCGGGTGATCTATACCTTCACGGATGCCAACTGCCCCTATTGCGAGCGTTTCCGGGAGGCCGCCGAGCCCTGGATCGAGGCGGGGGAGGTTCAGCTGCGCCATATCATGGTGGGGATCATTCGTGATGACAGCCCGGCCAAGGCCGCCCATATTCTGGGCTCTGATGATCCCACCCGGGAACTGCTTCGGCATCAGTCGGATGAGCAGGACAGCGAGCTGGATCAGTCGGCAATCAGCGAGACAGGACCACAAGTGCAGCGCAATAATCAGCTCATGCGCGGCCTGGGTGCCTCAGCCACGCCCACCAGCATTTATCTGGATGATTCCGGCGATCTCAGCGCGGTCCAGGGAATGCCTCAGGGGCGGCAAATGCAGGCGCTCATGGGCGGTCCCAGGCCAGATTGA
- a CDS encoding GGDEF domain-containing protein, translating into MMLTAIIRRTIMALLLLGAPALVVFWVTPQLSNYLQEDYRLWQSLAGLLAVLGMVLAALFSQWRISSALALMITLYLLVFTNGSLPGAGWFPLQLLLLTAVLTVIAVLPEWGPVSPATILTGLCVLLAVLIGFYELPPVVPSVLEAHFHTLYGLDLGLPAIVAGLGMAIVLAVQLWRPEPTRGAVLIGLVCIFPVTLTTPSLANWVVHFATAVLALWGGLLAHAWALAFIDELTGLPNRRALDYRLRRRQLAIAMVDVDHFKKFNDTWGHDAGDEVLRWVAHTLSRRSQGAKAYRYGGEEFAIVFRTAHPAKAGKHLEALRRNLYENHFKLRGPRRNRKYRGKGGGKPVRITASFGLAMARSGEAPAETMRRADAALYRAKRNGRNRVVVSE; encoded by the coding sequence ATGATGCTGACGGCCATTATTCGGCGCACCATAATGGCGCTGCTCCTGCTGGGGGCGCCAGCGCTGGTGGTTTTCTGGGTCACCCCGCAGCTGAGCAATTATCTTCAGGAGGATTATCGCCTTTGGCAATCCCTCGCAGGCCTGCTGGCCGTGCTCGGGATGGTGCTTGCGGCGCTGTTTAGCCAGTGGCGTATCAGTTCGGCTCTGGCATTGATGATCACTCTCTACCTCCTGGTTTTCACCAACGGTAGTTTGCCGGGCGCCGGTTGGTTCCCCCTGCAGCTATTGCTACTGACCGCTGTCTTGACGGTGATTGCCGTCCTGCCGGAGTGGGGCCCCGTCAGCCCAGCCACAATCCTGACGGGCCTTTGCGTGTTGTTGGCCGTCTTGATTGGTTTTTACGAGCTTCCGCCGGTGGTGCCGAGTGTCCTGGAAGCTCATTTCCATACCTTATATGGTTTGGATTTGGGGCTACCGGCTATCGTTGCCGGGCTTGGCATGGCGATTGTGCTGGCCGTTCAGCTTTGGCGCCCCGAGCCGACCCGCGGTGCGGTATTGATCGGCCTGGTCTGTATTTTTCCGGTGACACTGACCACGCCGAGCCTTGCGAACTGGGTGGTGCATTTTGCCACGGCAGTGCTCGCCCTTTGGGGCGGGCTTCTGGCCCATGCCTGGGCCCTGGCTTTTATTGACGAGCTGACCGGCTTGCCAAACCGACGTGCCCTGGATTATCGACTGCGACGGCGTCAGTTGGCCATTGCCATGGTGGATGTGGACCATTTCAAGAAATTCAATGACACCTGGGGCCATGATGCCGGCGATGAGGTGCTGAGGTGGGTGGCACACACCCTTTCCCGGCGCAGTCAGGGGGCCAAGGCCTATCGTTATGGGGGCGAGGAATTTGCCATTGTCTTTCGTACCGCCCACCCGGCAAAGGCCGGCAAGCACCTGGAAGCATTGCGTCGCAACCTGTATGAAAATCACTTCAAATTGAGAGGACCACGCCGGAATCGCAAGTATCGGGGCAAGGGGGGCGGCAAGCCGGTGCGCATTACCGCTAGCTTCGGACTGGCCATGGCCCGTTCCGGGGAGGCACCTGCTGAGACCATGCGCCGTGCGGATGCGGCCCTTTACCGAGCCAAGCGCAACGGTCGAAACCGGGTGGTGGTGAGCGAATAA
- a CDS encoding AAA family ATPase, whose translation MTAFTGSDHYIASEELRLAVNAAMTLERPLLVKGEPGTGKTMLAEEIAAGLGMPLFQWHIKSTTRAQQGLYEYDAVSRLRDSQLGDDRVHEISNYIRPGKLWEAFSSNERAVLLIDEIDKADIEFPNDLLVELDRMEFHVYETGETIRARHRPVVIITSNNEKELPDAFLRRCFFHYIDFPDADTLQAIIDVHFPDIESRLVSDALQLFFQVRDVPGLKKQPSTSELLDWLKLLVSDKLAAAALKDGDIRQALPPLYGALVKNEQDVQLLQRLAFMSRRGA comes from the coding sequence ATGACAGCCTTCACCGGTTCCGATCACTATATTGCCAGCGAAGAACTGCGCCTGGCAGTCAATGCCGCCATGACCCTGGAACGCCCTCTCTTGGTGAAGGGCGAGCCCGGCACCGGCAAAACCATGCTGGCCGAGGAGATCGCCGCGGGCCTGGGCATGCCGCTTTTCCAGTGGCATATCAAATCCACCACCCGCGCCCAGCAGGGCCTATATGAGTACGACGCCGTCTCCCGCCTGCGGGACTCCCAACTGGGCGATGACCGGGTGCACGAGATATCCAACTACATCCGCCCCGGCAAGCTTTGGGAAGCGTTCAGCAGCAATGAGCGGGCCGTACTCCTGATCGATGAAATCGACAAGGCCGATATCGAGTTCCCCAACGACCTGCTGGTGGAACTGGACCGCATGGAGTTTCATGTCTATGAGACCGGAGAAACCATCCGTGCCCGTCACCGACCCGTGGTCATCATCACTTCCAATAATGAAAAGGAACTGCCGGACGCCTTCCTGCGCCGCTGTTTCTTCCACTACATCGATTTCCCCGATGCCGACACCCTGCAGGCCATTATCGATGTTCACTTCCCCGACATCGAATCCCGCCTGGTGAGCGATGCCCTGCAGCTATTCTTCCAGGTTCGGGACGTGCCGGGTCTCAAAAAGCAGCCATCCACCTCGGAGCTACTGGATTGGCTCAAGCTGCTGGTGAGCGACAAACTCGCCGCCGCGGCCTTGAAGGACGGAGATATCCGCCAGGCCCTGCCGCCGCTCTACGGGGCCCTGGTCAAGAACGAGCAGGACGTCCAACTGCTCCAGCGGCTGGCCTTCATGAGCCGCCGCGGCGCCTGA
- a CDS encoding SRPBCC family protein codes for MPIIEHEATLKAEPQAVFELISRVEPFVDLTEAVKAIEALGDERYRWHVRVAGFKLQFEVQVTDIQPPNHFAWRSLTGVPNRGRYTLTPTEDGTRLHFKLEYELKNRLLEKAVSGTTRSIVHRLSNEIVGNVERTLAR; via the coding sequence ATGCCGATCATTGAACACGAAGCGACGCTTAAGGCCGAACCCCAGGCCGTCTTCGAGCTGATCAGCCGGGTGGAACCCTTCGTGGATCTCACCGAGGCGGTCAAAGCCATCGAAGCCCTGGGCGATGAGCGCTACCGCTGGCATGTTCGTGTTGCCGGCTTTAAGCTCCAGTTCGAGGTTCAGGTCACCGATATCCAGCCACCCAATCATTTCGCCTGGCGTTCACTCACCGGTGTCCCCAACCGTGGCCGCTACACCCTCACCCCTACCGAGGATGGCACGCGCCTGCATTTCAAACTGGAGTACGAACTGAAAAACCGCTTACTGGAAAAGGCCGTCTCGGGCACCACCCGCTCCATCGTCCATCGACTCAGCAATGAGATCGTGGGTAATGTAGAACGGACACTGGCCCGATGA
- a CDS encoding TonB-dependent receptor plug domain-containing protein, whose protein sequence is MPYENRRFITALACAGSFLAPGPVLADAGAELDSIVVTATRSEQPQAEAPAGTTVISRQQIEALSGAGDLNDILRQVPGISVQGEGREGRSTVRVRGLEGEHTLFLVDGRRMPNTDAAFAHSDFRSRPLPLSAIERIEVIRGPMSGLYGADAMGGVINIITRRPTDAGAAGEGSLRLGTAERGGNEARLDTALGLRDSQDRALLLAFEGNDRAASPHPDRLGDEVEARRDQVAIADLQLPLGRTQNLGFRARAGLDDRDFQNAPGDTREQEVRQSELGISWDGDFGGTHLAFDAYDSTSRLERTSDPDHQPRRLGDQVGEGRIIQGWGMNQTLTAGMEYRRETLSDPNNLPDEESAEHRRLYFQNASRFMNDRLLVTAGATHLNHSRFDAVTSPRVSASWGLSEGWHVKGAYGEAFSTPQLHQLSEDYLSIGIGRPFDIIGNPDLEPETSEGMEVGLIREGNTFQAGVVLFRNNIEQLIETTCIENCEGPPTVGPARIRQYVNVDRARTEGSELFFQYRLSAEWEVEMNHTYLRAKDLDTDERLNGRPRHNVHARIGWQPLDNLGFDIDARYTGPQQFDGDDAPGYTLLGLRSRGQLSDAWRWAAGVENLADIRLESRSPTFNYTERGRFLFGRLTYRFGG, encoded by the coding sequence ATGCCGTACGAAAATCGTCGCTTTATAACGGCGCTCGCCTGTGCGGGGTCTTTTCTGGCCCCGGGGCCGGTGCTGGCCGATGCCGGGGCGGAACTGGATTCGATTGTGGTTACCGCAACCCGGAGTGAACAGCCACAGGCTGAGGCCCCTGCTGGGACCACAGTGATTTCCAGGCAGCAGATTGAAGCCCTGAGTGGTGCAGGGGACCTCAACGATATCCTTCGACAGGTACCGGGCATTTCCGTCCAGGGAGAAGGCCGGGAAGGCCGCTCCACGGTGCGGGTCCGGGGTCTTGAGGGCGAGCACACCCTGTTTCTGGTGGATGGTCGCCGGATGCCCAATACCGATGCGGCCTTTGCCCATTCCGATTTCCGGTCCCGGCCATTGCCCCTGTCTGCCATTGAACGGATTGAAGTGATCCGTGGCCCCATGTCAGGCCTCTACGGGGCCGATGCCATGGGCGGGGTAATCAACATCATCACCCGGCGCCCGACTGACGCCGGGGCGGCAGGTGAAGGATCGCTCCGTCTCGGCACCGCGGAACGAGGGGGCAACGAGGCGCGGCTCGATACCGCTTTAGGCCTTCGGGACAGCCAGGACCGCGCCCTGCTTCTGGCGTTTGAGGGGAACGATAGGGCCGCCTCACCGCATCCTGACCGTTTGGGTGACGAGGTGGAGGCGCGCCGTGACCAAGTAGCCATCGCGGATCTACAGCTGCCTCTGGGACGCACTCAGAACCTGGGTTTCCGAGCCCGTGCCGGACTGGACGACCGGGATTTTCAGAATGCTCCCGGTGATACCCGGGAGCAGGAGGTTCGCCAGAGTGAGTTGGGCATTTCCTGGGACGGTGATTTCGGCGGGACCCACCTGGCCTTTGATGCCTATGACAGTACCAGCCGCTTGGAGCGGACCAGCGACCCGGATCACCAGCCCCGTCGCCTGGGGGATCAGGTCGGGGAGGGCCGTATTATCCAGGGCTGGGGCATGAACCAGACCCTGACCGCTGGGATGGAATATCGTCGCGAGACCTTGTCGGATCCGAACAATCTTCCAGATGAAGAGAGCGCTGAACATAGACGGCTGTATTTTCAGAACGCCAGTCGTTTCATGAATGACCGATTGCTGGTTACGGCCGGGGCTACCCACCTGAACCACAGCCGCTTTGATGCCGTGACATCCCCCCGGGTGAGTGCCAGTTGGGGCCTGAGCGAGGGCTGGCATGTAAAGGGGGCGTATGGCGAGGCTTTTTCAACGCCTCAATTGCATCAGTTGTCGGAAGACTATCTCTCCATCGGCATCGGGCGTCCCTTCGACATCATCGGTAATCCGGACTTGGAACCCGAAACCAGCGAAGGCATGGAAGTGGGCCTGATTCGGGAAGGCAACACTTTCCAGGCCGGTGTTGTGTTGTTCCGGAACAATATAGAGCAGTTGATTGAGACGACTTGCATTGAAAACTGTGAAGGTCCGCCGACGGTTGGCCCCGCCCGGATTCGCCAGTACGTGAATGTGGACCGGGCGCGTACCGAGGGCAGTGAGCTTTTTTTCCAGTACCGCCTGAGTGCGGAATGGGAAGTGGAAATGAATCATACCTATTTGCGGGCCAAGGATCTCGATACCGATGAGCGACTTAATGGTCGTCCCCGGCACAATGTTCATGCCCGTATTGGCTGGCAGCCTTTAGATAATCTCGGGTTTGATATCGATGCTCGCTATACAGGCCCACAACAGTTCGATGGCGACGATGCCCCCGGATATACCCTCCTGGGCCTGCGTTCACGGGGGCAGTTGAGCGACGCCTGGCGCTGGGCAGCCGGTGTGGAGAACCTGGCGGATATCCGACTGGAATCCCGATCCCCTACTTTTAATTACACCGAGCGCGGCCGCTTTCTGTTTGGGCGCCTCACTTATCGCTTTGGAGGATGA
- a CDS encoding DUF1826 domain-containing protein — translation MAVSRESHTPSGQDHAIIGSEPLVLSRIVEPGINLAILEREVHPALRAFCEQTLTPSGLFAHELVIQPEEELAATLPESITSLPGAEAFLDDLSHINELWHDLFSPDRSGLRLRVLNQAMCPRFNVDRVIARLIVSYGGVGTEWLPETATNRSLLGRPLSDPKQDPLANTEQIQAIPPYAIALLKGEAWPGNEGRGIAHRSPPIEPPQRRALLTMDILA, via the coding sequence ATGGCCGTCAGCCGGGAGTCACACACCCCCTCAGGGCAGGATCACGCCATCATAGGCTCGGAACCCCTGGTTCTGAGCCGGATTGTCGAGCCAGGGATCAATCTGGCCATACTCGAACGAGAGGTTCACCCTGCCCTGCGCGCCTTCTGCGAGCAGACCCTGACCCCGTCGGGGCTTTTCGCCCATGAGCTGGTCATTCAACCGGAAGAGGAACTCGCCGCAACCCTGCCGGAATCCATCACCAGCCTGCCGGGCGCTGAGGCCTTCCTGGATGACCTCAGTCACATCAACGAACTCTGGCATGATCTGTTCAGCCCGGACCGCAGCGGCTTGCGCCTGCGGGTGCTTAACCAGGCCATGTGTCCCCGCTTTAATGTGGATCGGGTCATTGCAAGACTGATCGTAAGCTATGGCGGCGTTGGCACCGAATGGCTGCCGGAAACGGCCACCAACCGGTCACTGCTGGGCCGCCCCCTGTCCGACCCGAAACAGGATCCCCTCGCCAACACCGAGCAGATCCAGGCGATACCGCCCTATGCCATTGCTCTGCTCAAGGGCGAGGCCTGGCCCGGCAACGAAGGTCGTGGCATCGCACACCGCTCTCCCCCCATCGAGCCGCCGCAACGGCGGGCCTTGTTGACGATGGACATTCTCGCCTAG
- a CDS encoding response regulator transcription factor: MTRIFWVEDQSHWIDKFQPVLEASEFGDTPTEVQVFKFAEAACQHIRLADAHEAPAIALIDAHMNGNPAAGFSVSRMLQRKWPDTPILYLSEHSGTEIEQEAFEETGARDFIAKHQLNVESVLCWRIKAALRAARMRQSGPDRAGDSLQSGALTLDTATWEIYWQGQKLMNPANPRRPLAPMPRKILRYLVEACPRPLSTLQMAEKLDMDSERFSYASYRQHIRTLRLAFDQTMGGKGDFLSICKDGKGIVTFGDEGAYCWRPPKERT; encoded by the coding sequence ATGACCCGAATCTTCTGGGTGGAAGACCAGTCCCACTGGATCGACAAGTTTCAACCCGTGCTGGAAGCAAGCGAATTCGGTGATACTCCCACCGAAGTACAGGTGTTCAAGTTTGCCGAGGCTGCTTGTCAGCACATCCGACTGGCGGATGCCCATGAGGCCCCCGCTATCGCCCTGATCGATGCCCATATGAACGGCAACCCGGCCGCCGGCTTTTCCGTCTCCCGCATGCTGCAAAGGAAATGGCCCGACACCCCCATCCTTTATCTGTCCGAGCACAGCGGCACGGAAATCGAACAGGAAGCATTCGAGGAAACCGGTGCCCGGGATTTCATCGCCAAGCACCAGCTCAATGTGGAGTCGGTCCTCTGCTGGCGCATCAAGGCGGCACTGCGGGCAGCTCGGATGCGTCAAAGCGGGCCGGACCGGGCGGGAGACTCCCTGCAAAGCGGCGCCTTAACCCTGGATACCGCCACCTGGGAGATCTACTGGCAAGGCCAGAAACTCATGAACCCGGCCAATCCCCGCCGCCCGCTGGCCCCCATGCCCCGCAAGATCCTGAGATATTTGGTCGAAGCCTGTCCACGCCCGTTGTCCACTCTCCAGATGGCGGAAAAACTGGACATGGACAGCGAGCGCTTTTCCTACGCCAGCTACCGACAACACATTCGCACCCTTCGCCTGGCTTTCGACCAGACCATGGGTGGCAAGGGGGATTTCCTGTCCATCTGCAAGGATGGCAAGGGCATTGTCACCTTTGGTGACGAGGGGGCTTACTGCTGGCGGCCGCCCAAGGAGAGGACATGA
- a CDS encoding class I SAM-dependent methyltransferase translates to MNKQPSAIREYDRLAPDYDRRWADYIRASLDATSQRLMMRSGETLLDVGCGTGLLLARLQAEVPGVALTGLDASSGMLVQARERLGESLALIQSPAEHLPFPDESFDGVVSSSAFHYFRQPQQAVNEMYRVLRPGGRLLITDWCRDYWTMRLLNRWLVFRDPAHYHTWRGRDLQGFLHQAGFEAIGLERYRISAFWGLMSAQARRGRVTGVA, encoded by the coding sequence ATGAATAAACAGCCATCTGCCATTCGAGAATACGACCGCCTGGCCCCGGACTATGACCGGCGCTGGGCCGATTACATTAGGGCTAGCCTGGATGCCACCAGCCAACGCTTGATGATGCGTTCCGGAGAGACTTTGCTGGATGTGGGTTGTGGCACGGGCTTGTTGCTGGCCCGACTTCAGGCGGAAGTGCCCGGGGTCGCGCTCACCGGGCTGGATGCCTCATCCGGCATGCTGGTCCAGGCCCGTGAACGGCTGGGGGAGTCGCTTGCACTGATTCAGAGCCCGGCCGAGCACTTGCCTTTCCCGGATGAGTCGTTCGATGGGGTGGTTTCCAGCAGCGCTTTTCATTACTTTCGCCAGCCGCAACAGGCGGTAAATGAAATGTACCGTGTATTGCGCCCCGGCGGGCGGCTGCTGATCACCGACTGGTGCCGGGATTATTGGACCATGCGTCTGCTTAACCGCTGGTTGGTTTTTCGGGATCCGGCCCATTACCACACTTGGCGTGGCCGGGATTTGCAGGGTTTTCTTCACCAGGCAGGCTTCGAGGCCATTGGGCTGGAGCGCTACCGTATATCGGCGTTCTGGGGCCTGATGAGTGCCCAAGCCCGGCGAGGGCGCGTGACAGGGGTCGCCTAG